AGTATCGAAGAACGGGACATTTATCCTTGCACATAGCTGTTTTAACTGCGCTGACGCCGCGGGTCTATAAATATCGGCACAGATGACCGCGGGTTTCAAGCCCTTCTTCTGGAAATACCGTGCCAGTTTTGCACATGAAGAAGTCTTACCCGAGCCGTGCAAGCCGACCATCATAATCTTCTGCGGTGTCAGAGGTAGTTCTATACCTCTGCCCAGAATCTTCATTAACTCCTCATAGAGTACTTTAATCACATGCTCTCTCGGATTCAGGACAGCTTTCTCCTTCAAAGCGCGGTCCCGCACACGAGTTGAGAGCTCTTTCACCAGAGAAATCTTGACATCCGCCTGTATCAATGCCCGTTGAAGGTCTCGCACAAGTTCATCCACTGTCTGCTTGTCTATCCGCTTTGACATCGCTATCTTCTTGACCGTCTCCTTCAACGAACTGCTTAATTTATCTAACATCTCTACCTCTACTACTCACTCCCCCGCTCCAGCATCGCTTTTATCTTCTTCAACCGCGTGAAATTCTCACGTTCCATCTCTTCCAGCCGCATCCGAATATATTTCCTGGTCGCCTTTAAACTGGGGATCATGATATATTCAAGTGCATTAACGCGTCTCTTTGTCTTCTCCACTTCACCTGCGAGCTTCCGGACCGCCTCTTCCACCTCACCAAGTTTTATTATCAATTGCAAAGCCTCCTCAAAGCTCTTTGCGGATCTATCAAGCGCAGCAGAAGAGTCAAAAAGGCTATAGCCGCGTTCGGTAACATTCCTCACCAGTTCGCCTGAGCGCTCTAAGAGAGGTATTTGCACACCCATTATGCTCCTTGAGGAAGAATCAACGGAGATCGTATGACCGGTCATCAGGGACAGTTGCCTCACCTGCTCGACACCTGATAAAGCCTGAGCGAGGATTAAGAACTCAAAAGCTTCGCTCAACTTCGCTTCCACCTCTTTCCTTATGTCTCGTACCTCACCTACAACATCCAGGAATTCCGCAATCAGAGCATCTCTCTTCTCCCTGAGCAGGTCATGCCCCTTCTCCGCTAACTTCTCCCTGCGGCTCAATCGGAGTAACTCCATACGCGTGGGGCTTACCCCTTCTAATATTTCAGGCATGACTCCTCATCCCCTATCATCGTATCACGTCTCATCTCATCTCCACACTTACCTTCTGCTATTAGCTATTAGCTACTAGCTACTTTCAATGCCCATACCCACACCCTTCTCCACGAGATAGATCCCATCCTGAAAGACTCTGGGGTCATAACCCTTTATCCTCGTCGTCTGTTCTATATTCGCAGCACTCTGTCCTACCGCCTCTTTGTCCACACCCGTCAGTAATATCTCAGAGCCTTTATCCCTTATTTCCACCTTCACACCGTCCATGAGCTTTGCTATCCTTGGTCTCCGCTCGCCCAAGAAATTTGAGATTGATATGCCCTTGCCATCCTTAGTTACCGCCACCTGCATAGGGAAATGAGCATGGACGACCTTCAACCGATAAAAGAAACCATCTTTCACTCCGGTGATCATATTATTGATATGAGAAGCGAATGTCCCGGCAATTGCTTTTAGCTTCTTCCTCGTGTTCTCTGTCCTGATAACCACTTCGTTCATACTCTTATCTATTCCTATCTGCAGCCCGGGGTGCCATAATTCGCGCTCTATTTCCCCCCTTGGTCCTATAACCTTCACTTTTCGCCCCTCTCCCTCTATCACTACATCCACACCTTCGGGGATCTGGATATGGAAATTAATAATACCTTCTTCCTCTCCTGTCATCTTCTCTCACTTCCCACTTATCACTGCCCTTTGCTCTTGAAGGATAGATGTGATTGAGAAGTATATAAATTTGAAAGCTTCTATTCTCTTTCTTGTTGAGCACAGGATGATAAAAAAGTTAAGCGAGATAGAGCGAGAGCGGGGATTCTTCGACCGGAGACATGATCTGAACTCGGTCATGCCCGTTGTGAGAGAGATAATCACGACAGTGAAGAAGCGAGGGGATGATGCATTGCGTGAGTACACCCTTAAGTTCGATTCGGTGCGTCTGGACGAGATAGAAGTGAGCGAAGAGGAGAAAGAAGCGGCGAAAGCGAGTGCGGATAGCGAGCTGAAGTTGTACATCGGGGAGGCTTTGAATCGGATAAGGAATTTCCATCACCGACAGAAGAAGGCGGCATGGGTAGAGAGGTTCGCAGAGGGGGTGTATATCGGTGAGCTGTATCGCCCATTTGAGGTGGTTGGAGCTTATGTCCCGGCAGCTTATTTCAGTACCGCACTGATGTGCGTGACGCCAGCAAAGGTAGCAGGTGTGCGTGATATAATAGTGTGTAGCCCACCGGGCAAGAATGGCAATCTGGAGCCACTTACGCTTTACGCCGCGGAGCTCGCAGGAGCCACCCGGATATTCAAGGTAGGAGGTGCGCAGGCTATTGCTGCTCTCGCTTTCGGGACTGAAAGTATACCCAAGGTGGAGAAGATAGTGGGACCCGGAAACCTGTACGTAACAGCGGCGAAGATGCTTGTTCGTGAATATGTGGAGATAGATTTCCCCGCTGGTCCCTCTGAAGTATTGATTATCGCCGATGCAAGTGCGAATCCGGGCTTCATTGCTGCTGATATGCTTGCACAGGCGGAGCATGGCATCAACTCAAGAGCGGTTCTCATCACCGATTCCAGGCGAATAGCAGAGGAAGTAGAGCGGGAGATAGGTTCAGACTCAAAGAGGGAAACTCAGAATTGGATAATACTCGCGTCCAATATAGAGGAGTGCATAGAATTCGCGAATATGTAT
This portion of the Methanophagales archaeon genome encodes:
- a CDS encoding V-type ATP synthase subunit D, which produces MPEILEGVSPTRMELLRLSRREKLAEKGHDLLREKRDALIAEFLDVVGEVRDIRKEVEAKLSEAFEFLILAQALSGVEQVRQLSLMTGHTISVDSSSRSIMGVQIPLLERSGELVRNVTERGYSLFDSSAALDRSAKSFEEALQLIIKLGEVEEAVRKLAGEVEKTKRRVNALEYIMIPSLKATRKYIRMRLEEMERENFTRLKKIKAMLERGSE
- the hisD gene encoding histidinol dehydrogenase, encoding MIEKYINLKASILFLVEHRMIKKLSEIERERGFFDRRHDLNSVMPVVREIITTVKKRGDDALREYTLKFDSVRLDEIEVSEEEKEAAKASADSELKLYIGEALNRIRNFHHRQKKAAWVERFAEGVYIGELYRPFEVVGAYVPAAYFSTALMCVTPAKVAGVRDIIVCSPPGKNGNLEPLTLYAAELAGATRIFKVGGAQAIAALAFGTESIPKVEKIVGPGNLYVTAAKMLVREYVEIDFPAGPSEVLIIADASANPGFIAADMLAQAEHGINSRAVLITDSRRIAEEVEREIGSDSKRETQNWIILASNIEECIEFANMYAPEHLAIMVSNPFEVLKRVKNAGSVFIGDYTPVAAGDYATGANHVLPTAGYANIFSGLDVAHFMHRITVQHMDKSALERLRDVVVRLSRAEGMERHAHSIEVRFR
- a CDS encoding 50S ribosomal protein L6, which translates into the protein MTGEEEGIINFHIQIPEGVDVVIEGEGRKVKVIGPRGEIERELWHPGLQIGIDKSMNEVVIRTENTRKKLKAIAGTFASHINNMITGVKDGFFYRLKVVHAHFPMQVAVTKDGKGISISNFLGERRPRIAKLMDGVKVEIRDKGSEILLTGVDKEAVGQSAANIEQTTRIKGYDPRVFQDGIYLVEKGVGMGIESS